A section of the Oncorhynchus nerka isolate Pitt River linkage group LG3, Oner_Uvic_2.0, whole genome shotgun sequence genome encodes:
- the LOC115114741 gene encoding uncharacterized protein LOC115114741 isoform X2: MAKVLMTSNSKRDLWNILSIALIAAGAWAQTVTQKPDEVVYKLAQNASMDCQFIHTPDQQVAKNPILYWHKITSLTQMTRLWPDSESPYKGRVEVLDSDHNSPNRSVLLKNVQWEDSSGKYECKLSYRAAKQDKRTKGSGVKLLIHDSMFFGLDPENKTQLMCAVNVSRDDGFFLSLLQDGSKVFQKSIDPLHPSMSLSVTLSVILPLEKGKNYECQIHLGSTMIMSQPFEQPLETPVEKVLPEPVFLFVAILLVPITVLLTLLTALLVLSR, encoded by the exons ATGGCAAAAGTTTTGATGACCTCAAATTCAAAGAGAGATTTGTGGAACATTCTAAGTATTGCCCTCATCGCTGCAG GAGCCTGGGCCCAGACAGTTACCCAGAAACCTGATGAGGTTGTGTATAAACTGGCTCAGAATGCCTCAATGGACTGCCAGTTCATCCACACTCCAGACCAGCAGGTGGCAAAGAATCCCATTCTCTACTGGCATAAAATTACAAGTTTGACCCAAATGACAAGACTGTGGCCTGACTCAGAGTCACCGTACAAGGGTCGTGTGGAGGTTCTGGACAGTGACCACAACTCACCGAACAGATCTGTACTTCTGAAGAATGTCCAGTGGGAGGATAGCAGTGGAAAGTATGAGTGTAAACTGTCTTATAGGGCCGCCAAACAAGATAAGAGGACGAAAGGGAGCGGCGTTAAGCTGTTGATACATG ATTCGATGTTCTTTGGGCTTGACCCTGAGAATAAGACCCAACTCATGTGTGCTGTGAATGTTTCCCGGGATGATGGGTTTTTCTTATCCTTGCTACAAGACGGATCTAAAGTATTCCAAAAGTCCATTGATCCTCTTCACCCCAGCATGTCActgtctgttaccctgtctgtGATCCTTCCCTTGGAGAAGGGAAAGAATTATGAGTGTCAAATCCACCTGGGCTCCACTATGATAATGAGCCAGCCCTTCGAACAGCCGCTTGAGACGCCAG TAGAGAAGGTGCTTCCTGAACCAGTTTTCCTGTTTGTGGCCATCCTCCTGGTCCCCATCACCGTGCTTCTGACTCTGCTCACAGCCCTTCTTGTTCTAagcagataa
- the LOC115114741 gene encoding uncharacterized protein LOC115114741 isoform X1: MIYLMQSFLLIFINASNNFRLIIEPPYTLSFSGAWAQTVTQKPDEVVYKLAQNASMDCQFIHTPDQQVAKNPILYWHKITSLTQMTRLWPDSESPYKGRVEVLDSDHNSPNRSVLLKNVQWEDSSGKYECKLSYRAAKQDKRTKGSGVKLLIHDSMFFGLDPENKTQLMCAVNVSRDDGFFLSLLQDGSKVFQKSIDPLHPSMSLSVTLSVILPLEKGKNYECQIHLGSTMIMSQPFEQPLETPVEKVLPEPVFLFVAILLVPITVLLTLLTALLVLSR, encoded by the exons ATGATTTATTTGATgcagtcttttttgctcatctttatcaacgCTTCCAATAATTTCAGACTCATCATAGAGCCTCCATATACACTTTCTTTCTCAGGAGCCTGGGCCCAGACAGTTACCCAGAAACCTGATGAGGTTGTGTATAAACTGGCTCAGAATGCCTCAATGGACTGCCAGTTCATCCACACTCCAGACCAGCAGGTGGCAAAGAATCCCATTCTCTACTGGCATAAAATTACAAGTTTGACCCAAATGACAAGACTGTGGCCTGACTCAGAGTCACCGTACAAGGGTCGTGTGGAGGTTCTGGACAGTGACCACAACTCACCGAACAGATCTGTACTTCTGAAGAATGTCCAGTGGGAGGATAGCAGTGGAAAGTATGAGTGTAAACTGTCTTATAGGGCCGCCAAACAAGATAAGAGGACGAAAGGGAGCGGCGTTAAGCTGTTGATACATG ATTCGATGTTCTTTGGGCTTGACCCTGAGAATAAGACCCAACTCATGTGTGCTGTGAATGTTTCCCGGGATGATGGGTTTTTCTTATCCTTGCTACAAGACGGATCTAAAGTATTCCAAAAGTCCATTGATCCTCTTCACCCCAGCATGTCActgtctgttaccctgtctgtGATCCTTCCCTTGGAGAAGGGAAAGAATTATGAGTGTCAAATCCACCTGGGCTCCACTATGATAATGAGCCAGCCCTTCGAACAGCCGCTTGAGACGCCAG TAGAGAAGGTGCTTCCTGAACCAGTTTTCCTGTTTGTGGCCATCCTCCTGGTCCCCATCACCGTGCTTCTGACTCTGCTCACAGCCCTTCTTGTTCTAagcagataa